A window of Pseudochaenichthys georgianus chromosome 11, fPseGeo1.2, whole genome shotgun sequence genomic DNA:
GTTGTCGGGGGGAAAAGAGGGGTCTCTGTTTACTGTGTAGAGACATTAAAGATGTGTATGTGAGTATTGATGAAGGTGTGTTTACTCCGCTGAGGCCGGCCGCCTACCTGACAGTGGAGAGGAGAGTAATGGGGAAATAGGAGCGAGGAAGAGTCGGgggacacattttttttaatggttGCAATAAGGAAATCTTAACCTTCTATCCTTCTCTGCTCTGTAgtcaaagtttaaaaaaatcacAAATATAGAAAGGGTGGGAGAAACAAGTAGAAAAGTAGAAACAAGTGATAGAAAAACACAAAACTGTACGTTTAATTCAGAAGCTGAATTTAAGAATCCAGGAATTGACTTGTATACTTCAATTTATACAGATATGCATGCTAATGCAAAAATGCACGCACACCTCCCGACATGCATAGCAGCGGGAACACTGAGGCCTGTGTACGGTGGCTCTCCTTCACTTCCGCAccataaatgtgtgtttgctaTAAGAGGGAACACGGGGAGAAAAGAGGAATTCATGTGGCTGTTTATTTGAGCTTTTGGCCAAATCCAACCTGGGGCGGTTGCGTTGGCGCACACCAAACCCCAGGCGCTCCTGTACCCCccgccacacacacatactgtacacgcTCAGGTAATcaagcacacacaacacacattttactactcactgacacacacacatacctgtcCATCCTAGCCATATCAAGGTGTGTTTGTCTTTCCTTGCCCACCATCTTAGGTCCTCCCAGAGCAGGTATTTCCctctcctacacacacacacacacacaccacacacacacacacacacacacacacacacacacacacacacacacacacacacacacacacacacacacacacacacacacacacacacacacacacacacacacacacacacacaccacacacacacacacacacacacacacacacacacacacacacacacacacacacacacacacacacacacacacacacacacacacacacacacatatacagcaGTAGAGGTAGGGGGGTGTCTGTGTGCTGAGTGTGTGAAGCACTTGCATTGATAACCTGCAGCTCAGAGTCACTCAGACTCACTTTGTGGCCGTCCCTCTCGCCTGGAACTCCCTTCGTCTTGCTCTGTCTCCTTTCTGGCTCTCCACTCTAGGACTGTCTGCGGACACGCTCAGACCCCCGCGTTTACTCGTCACCCCTCTGTCGCCATGACGCCTACCCCACTGTTTTTCCTGCTGCTGCTCGGCCTCATGGGGGCTCGGGCCACCGTAGACCTCCGCATGGCCGCCGCAATGGGTAAGAAAGATGACCTTTAACCCTTAAAGTTGATTCTGACTCCAGCTGAAGGCTCTCTGATGGTTTGGTACCTGATATTAACACATCAGTAGTTATTTTAGCAAAAAACTAATCTGAGGACAGGAAACCTCAAAATAGACACAACATGATCAAGCTAAGTATACTTATATTTCTAGTGATGTAACAGCGTTTCTGACGAATATCCCTCTGGTCTGATTCAAGTCTTTTCAAAATAAGTGGCTATCTGATGTGTTTGAGCCAGTTGTTGTAGATTTGCAAAAGTTAACAattaaaaaagttacatttactttgaaaTTAGTCtggataattaaaaaataatgttcTCCAACAATTAATTGATTTTGGTATTTTAAGTCTCTTTGGGTATTTATGATTTTTAAATTATTAAAGACGGCAGTGTTTTTGATATCGTTGCCATTTGTTGGATGGTGTACGTGCACAGTTTGAATGAATTGGCAGTTggagcactgtgtgtgtgtgtgtgtgtgtgtgtgtgtgtggtgtgtgtgtgtgtgtgtgtgtgtgtgtgtgtgtgtgtgtgtgtgtgtgtgtgtgtgtggggggtgggggggctgTGATGTAGAAATTTGTAGGAGGAAAAACcgaagggagggagagaggtgaAGGGTGAGAAGGGAGATCAGTGATGTTAAACAGACACTGGAAGTTTTAATGATTCATTTAACGGGGCCTCAAATGCTTGGACTGTCTTAAAATCACATCCTCTCCGAGTCAAAGTGTTTTATTACCAGAGCGTCTTTGACACACATGTGATAGCTCCATCGGATGTTTGTAGCTGAACAGTCATACGTTTTTTCCATATAGTTTAAAAATCTCTTTCTTAAGATCAACTTTTTCTTAGATTTCTTTTCTAAGCTTTCGGGGTAAATTCTATTGTATTTTGTTCCGTTTTCTCTCTATTAAGATGTATTGATATTATTGTAATTCttaatatatacagtataaatcAGGCGACTTCTAATGTGTCTTTCTTTGGCCTGCATCCTTGTTTAATGCCAAGCATTTCTCCACCTCTCCCTCCACCCTCGCCTCTCTCCACCTCTGCTGCCTCCCTGCATCCTGTTTTTAGGACTCCTCCCACTTTCTCACCAGCCCCCATAAGTCCCCCTCCCTTCTCCCCTCAATACATCCGTTCTTTCCATGCTCCTCCCACTCTCCCCCTTCTTCATTAACTTCATTTTTTAATAATTGTGTGGACTTATAGTTGAAAAATGAGAAAATATGCATAATAATCTCCCTTCTGTCCTCCTTTTCTCATGTAGCGGCAGGTTTGTGCAAAACTCGGCCCACAGACATTGTGTTCATCGTCGACAGCAGTCGGAGCGTTCGCCCTTCAGAGTTTGAGCAGGTCAAGGTCTTCCTGGCTAAGGTCATCGAGGGTCTTGATGTTGGACCCAACGCCACCCGTGTGGGAGTTGTCAACTACGCCAGCCGCGTCAAGAGCGAGGTTTGGGGTTCTGCTAGCCTTTACTATCACCCAGCAAAGTTTATATGTATTTGTCATGTGATTTTATAACACTGACTTTCCTATTATGCAACTGCAGGTGTCTCTGAAGACGCATCGCACCAAAGCCGGTCTGATTAAAGCTGTGACGAAGATCGAGCCCCTTTCCACCGGAACAATGACCGGTCTGGCCATCCAGTTTGCCCTGAACGTGGCCTTCAGCGAGAGCGAGGGCGCTCGCGTCAAATCTCCCGATATCAGCAAGGTCATACACACATTTACATGCATTCACACATGCAATTCAACATATTCCATCATTATTATCacctctttaaatacattttttatataattgtgctACTTTACCTTCCCAGGTGGCCATTATTGTGACAGACGGGCGCCCCCAGGACAACGTGAAGGAAGTGGCTCTGCGTGCACGGGATGCCGGTATTGAGATCTTCGCCATTGGTGTGGGACGTGTGGACATGAACACCCTGAAGCAGATGGCCAGTGACCCTCTGGACGACCACGTGGACTACGTTGAGAGCTACAGCGTCATCGAGAAGCTCACCAAGAAGTTCCAGGAAGCCTTCTGTGGTAAGATGAGATGGAGGGAAGAGGAAGATGGAAAGATAAGAGTTTCATTGTATAAAATTAGAGGAACAGATGTAGAAAATTGGTGCTGATTGATGGAAATAGACAAAGATggttaaaaatacaaaaaaagacaGGGTGAGTCATCATCATTATCCTTTATCACTGTGGAAAGAGCTGCCCCCCTATTCTAAGGGTAAGGTGTCAGGACTTTCATTCCTTTATGTTGTTCCCTCACTTTTGTCCTCAAAAAGACTACAGTCGACTCACTCAAGCGTACAAACTGATTGAATACTCCCATTGCAGGAGGGCACTAGGGAAGGAACAACCGAAAGGAACAAA
This region includes:
- the matn1 gene encoding cartilage matrix protein — translated: MTPTPLFFLLLLGLMGARATVDLRMAAAMAAGLCKTRPTDIVFIVDSSRSVRPSEFEQVKVFLAKVIEGLDVGPNATRVGVVNYASRVKSEVSLKTHRTKAGLIKAVTKIEPLSTGTMTGLAIQFALNVAFSESEGARVKSPDISKVAIIVTDGRPQDNVKEVALRARDAGIEIFAIGVGRVDMNTLKQMASDPLDDHVDYVESYSVIEKLTKKFQEAFCACSNAATDVVFLIDGSKSVRPENFELVKKWINQIVDKLDVSEAKAHVGLVQYSSSVRQEFPLGRFNNKKDLKDAVKKMAYMERGTMTGQALRYLTDNSFSAGGGARPGVAKVGIVFTDGRSQDYIGDAAKKAKEQGYKMYAVGVGNAVEDELKEIASEPTGEHYFYTADFKAMTQIAKKLQINICQEEDPCECDSLVKFQKKVEDALQALTKKYILYNG